A stretch of the Thiocystis violascens DSM 198 genome encodes the following:
- a CDS encoding PLDc N-terminal domain-containing protein, which translates to MANFWDFIYLIASSFLFVAYLIILFHVVVDLFRDPALPGGYKVLWLIGLVFLPFLTALFYVLIRGTGMAERQLAAAQRVKSDTDAYIRQVAAKSPAEQICDAKALLDAGTISQGEFDRLKEKALA; encoded by the coding sequence ATGGCTAATTTCTGGGACTTCATCTATCTGATCGCGTCGAGTTTTTTATTCGTCGCCTATCTGATCATTCTCTTCCATGTGGTCGTCGACCTGTTTCGCGATCCCGCACTGCCGGGCGGCTACAAGGTGCTGTGGCTGATCGGTCTGGTGTTCCTGCCATTTCTCACCGCCCTGTTCTACGTCCTGATCCGTGGCACGGGCATGGCCGAGCGCCAACTCGCTGCCGCGCAGCGGGTTAAATCGGACACGGACGCCTATATTCGTCAGGTTGCGGCCAAGTCACCCGCCGAACAGATCTGCGATGCCAAGGCGCTGTTGGATGCCGGCACGATCAGCCAGGGAGAATTCGACCGACTCAAGGAAAAGGCGCTCGCCTGA
- a CDS encoding AI-2E family transporter — protein sequence MNALSTFNPPARGLIVAGAFALVVTLLEAAAPLLSPILLAIFIAIIAIPAIDWMRRKGAPKWVALVVVAFVLLDIGSLLALLTTGALEGFRESLPTYQERFMLLSQQFGGWMEGIGVENSTAAVPDLMDPNQVMNAVQRLLSNASGIFATGLLVLLTVIFILLEVPTMPAKLKAAFHLTEAGNARLRRLLDNINRYMRIKVLTSLATAFCVWLLLIFFGVDFAVLWAVLAFFLNFLPVIGNILMMIPAVLLTLVQIDLGTALLVAAGYLIINTAIGNVIEPRIMGKGLGISTLAVFIALLFWGWLFGTVGMFLAVPLTTALIIALDASPHTRPLAILLGPEINESPETLADAETDRPSDSEAVD from the coding sequence ATGAACGCACTTTCCACCTTCAACCCGCCAGCCCGCGGCTTGATCGTCGCTGGCGCTTTTGCCCTGGTCGTCACCTTGCTGGAGGCCGCCGCGCCGCTGTTGTCGCCGATCCTGCTGGCCATCTTCATCGCGATCATCGCCATCCCGGCCATCGACTGGATGCGTCGCAAGGGCGCGCCGAAATGGGTCGCGCTGGTCGTGGTGGCGTTCGTGCTGCTCGATATCGGCAGCCTCCTGGCCCTGCTGACCACCGGCGCGCTGGAGGGCTTTCGGGAAAGCCTGCCGACCTATCAGGAGCGCTTCATGCTCCTGAGCCAGCAGTTTGGAGGCTGGATGGAAGGCATCGGCGTCGAAAACTCGACCGCGGCGGTCCCGGATCTGATGGATCCAAACCAGGTGATGAACGCGGTGCAGCGCTTATTGTCGAATGCCAGCGGCATTTTCGCGACCGGGCTCCTGGTGCTGCTCACCGTCATCTTCATCCTGCTCGAAGTGCCGACGATGCCGGCCAAGCTGAAGGCGGCGTTTCACCTGACGGAAGCGGGCAATGCGCGCCTGCGTCGCCTGCTCGACAACATCAATCGCTACATGCGGATCAAGGTTCTGACCAGTCTGGCCACGGCATTCTGCGTCTGGCTCCTGCTGATCTTCTTTGGGGTCGATTTTGCCGTCTTGTGGGCCGTGCTCGCCTTCTTCCTGAATTTCCTGCCGGTGATCGGCAATATTCTGATGATGATCCCGGCGGTTCTGCTGACGCTGGTGCAGATCGACCTGGGCACCGCGCTGCTGGTCGCGGCGGGCTATCTGATCATCAACACCGCGATCGGCAATGTCATCGAGCCGCGCATCATGGGCAAGGGACTGGGCATCTCGACCCTGGCGGTGTTCATCGCGCTGCTGTTCTGGGGCTGGCTGTTCGGCACCGTCGGCATGTTCCTCGCCGTGCCGCTCACCACGGCCTTGATCATCGCGCTCGACGCAAGCCCGCATACCCGCCCGCTCGCGATCCTGCTGGGGCCGGAAATCAATGAATCGCCCGAAACCCTCGCTGACGCGGAAACGGATCGGCCAAGCGACTCGGAAGCGGTCGACTGA
- a CDS encoding TerB family tellurite resistance protein — protein sequence MLSHIRTFFDTYLSADAPSVQDPEQSARCAAAALLLEMAHMDDQVTESQQAAILTAVREHFGLTPEQAGELIECANEEREQATDYHQFTSLINAHFSPEQKVVLIEQLWRVAYANEELCKHEEYLARKVANLIHVPHGAFIAAKLRVIG from the coding sequence ATGCTGAGCCACATTCGCACCTTTTTTGACACCTATCTGTCAGCGGACGCGCCGTCCGTTCAGGATCCCGAGCAGTCGGCCCGATGCGCCGCGGCGGCCCTGCTGCTGGAGATGGCGCACATGGACGACCAGGTCACGGAGTCGCAGCAGGCGGCGATCCTCACGGCGGTTCGGGAGCATTTCGGACTGACGCCGGAACAGGCCGGGGAGTTGATCGAGTGCGCCAACGAAGAGCGCGAACAGGCGACCGATTACCATCAGTTCACCTCGCTCATCAACGCCCATTTCAGCCCGGAGCAGAAGGTGGTTCTGATCGAACAACTCTGGCGCGTGGCCTACGCCAACGAGGAACTCTGCAAGCACGAGGAGTATCTGGCGCGCAAGGTGGCGAACCTGATTCATGTGCCGCATGGCGCCTTTATCGCCGCCAAGCTGCGGGTAATCGGTTAG
- the gltS gene encoding sodium/glutamate symporter — protein sequence MELLDGMLRIESFLAVTIGIIVLFIGKRLNEKVGFLREFSIPEPVTGGLLFSILFALLYLVSGYAVEFELRARDILLVYFFTTIGINASARDLLAGGRPLLILLTITIVFMLAQNLTGIGIASLFDLPAAVGITGGTVSLIGGHGTTIAWAPSIAADFGIANAMEIGIASATFGLILASIMGGPIAKFLIARHRLTPAPQVVEEVQDIGLSETQKKSGIDHLDFLSAILAIHLCIILGFLLNEAIADLGLKLPLFVTCLFAGILITNLMPRKLPTLSGMPWPTRTPAIALIADVSLGAFLAMSLMSMQLWTLADLAGPIFAILAGQFVLAVSVTVFILFPLMGRNYDAAVVAAGFGGVSLGSTPTAMANMAAVTQRFGPSHRAFIIVPLVSAFFIDLVNAMVIPFFLRTF from the coding sequence ATGGAATTGCTCGACGGCATGCTACGCATCGAATCCTTCCTGGCCGTGACGATCGGCATCATCGTGCTGTTCATTGGCAAGCGGCTGAACGAAAAAGTCGGCTTCCTGCGCGAGTTCAGCATTCCGGAGCCGGTGACCGGCGGGTTGCTGTTTTCCATCCTCTTCGCGTTGCTCTATCTTGTTTCCGGTTACGCGGTCGAGTTCGAGCTGCGGGCGCGCGACATTCTGCTCGTCTATTTCTTCACGACCATCGGCATCAATGCCAGCGCCCGCGATCTGCTCGCCGGCGGGCGGCCGCTCCTCATCCTGCTGACCATCACCATCGTCTTCATGCTGGCGCAGAACCTCACCGGCATCGGTATCGCCTCGCTCTTCGACCTGCCCGCGGCGGTCGGCATCACGGGCGGCACCGTCTCGCTGATCGGCGGACACGGCACCACCATCGCCTGGGCGCCGTCCATCGCCGCGGATTTCGGTATCGCCAACGCCATGGAGATCGGTATCGCCAGCGCCACCTTCGGTCTGATCCTGGCCAGCATCATGGGCGGTCCGATCGCCAAGTTCCTGATCGCGCGCCACCGGCTCACGCCCGCCCCGCAAGTGGTCGAGGAGGTTCAGGACATCGGTCTGTCGGAGACGCAGAAAAAATCCGGCATCGATCATCTCGATTTTCTGAGCGCCATCCTGGCCATCCATCTCTGCATCATCCTCGGTTTCCTGCTCAATGAGGCGATCGCCGACCTCGGGCTGAAGCTGCCGCTCTTCGTCACCTGTCTCTTCGCCGGGATCCTGATCACCAACCTGATGCCCCGGAAACTTCCGACCCTGTCGGGGATGCCCTGGCCCACGCGCACCCCGGCGATCGCCCTGATCGCGGACGTGTCGCTTGGCGCCTTTCTGGCCATGTCGCTGATGAGCATGCAGCTCTGGACCCTGGCCGATCTCGCAGGCCCCATCTTCGCCATCCTGGCGGGACAGTTCGTCCTCGCCGTGAGCGTGACCGTCTTCATTCTGTTCCCCCTGATGGGCCGCAACTATGACGCCGCCGTGGTCGCGGCCGGCTTTGGCGGCGTCTCGCTCGGCTCGACCCCAACGGCCATGGCCAACATGGCCGCCGTCACCCAGCGTTTCGGCCCCTCACATCGCGCCTTCATCATCGTCCCGCTGGTCTCGGCCTTCTTCATCGATCTGGTGAACGCGATGGTGATTCCGTTCTTTCTCCGCACCTTCTGA
- a CDS encoding proteasome-type protease: MTYCVGLLLDQGLVMASDSRTNAGVDYISSYSKLHVFQPAPDRLFVIMAAGSLATTREVLDRIRRDLDQAVNPRPSFYQQSPGATLLNVNYLFEAATYLGQVSVAVQNEHGPALRQSGVSGEATFILGGQIAGQPPGLFLIYSQGNAIAATPETPYLQIGESKYGKPALDHIATIGLSLDDGARLCLVSLIGTARSNLSVGPPFEVAVCARDLFSPSYRLKLDANSPELETITQQWRESLRQAFRTLPRFGWELGETQAAPPL; the protein is encoded by the coding sequence ATGACATATTGCGTGGGACTCCTACTCGATCAGGGCCTGGTCATGGCTTCCGACTCGCGCACCAACGCGGGTGTCGATTACATCTCCTCGTACAGCAAGCTGCATGTGTTTCAGCCGGCGCCGGACCGGCTGTTCGTCATCATGGCCGCCGGCAGTCTGGCAACCACGCGCGAGGTGCTGGACCGCATCCGCCGCGATCTGGATCAGGCGGTCAACCCCCGACCCAGCTTCTACCAGCAGTCGCCCGGCGCCACCCTGTTGAACGTCAACTATCTGTTTGAAGCGGCGACCTATCTCGGACAGGTGAGCGTGGCGGTGCAGAACGAACATGGCCCCGCGCTCCGTCAATCCGGCGTGAGCGGAGAGGCAACCTTCATTCTGGGCGGGCAGATCGCGGGCCAGCCGCCGGGGCTGTTTCTCATCTATTCCCAGGGTAATGCGATCGCGGCCACCCCCGAGACGCCTTATCTGCAGATCGGCGAAAGCAAATACGGCAAGCCGGCATTGGATCACATCGCGACGATCGGCCTGTCGCTCGACGACGGCGCGCGCCTCTGTCTGGTTTCGCTCATCGGGACCGCGCGCTCCAACCTGAGCGTGGGACCGCCGTTCGAGGTGGCGGTCTGCGCGAGGGATCTCTTCTCGCCCTCCTATCGCCTCAAGCTGGACGCGAATTCGCCGGAACTGGAAACGATTACCCAGCAGTGGCGCGAGAGCTTACGCCAAGCCTTCCGCACCCTGCCGCGCTTCGGTTGGGAGCTTGGAGAGACTCAGGCCGCGCCGCCGCTTTAA
- the glsA gene encoding glutaminase A, giving the protein MPIASDCISTGHLPAPEQVRALVDEAHTRFGPCAEGRNADYIPALAAVPSHLFGICLAGTSGQMYAVGDTDHAFTIQSISKPFVFALICQSIGEDAARRKLGVNSTGLPFNSVIAVERSTGGVTNPMVNAGAIATSSLAPGAGAEDKWRFIRDGLSRFAGRALEIDAAVYASEMSANQRNAGIAKLLSAYDSIYFDPLEATDIYTRQCSLRVTARDLAVMAATLANGGVNPLTRESVIDPIHCQHVLAVMVTAGLYENSGDWLYDTGLPGKSGVSGGMIVVAPGKGGLATFAPPLDAAGNSVKGQLTARFLSERLGLNLFASRPSPPERPR; this is encoded by the coding sequence ATGCCAATCGCTTCCGACTGCATCTCCACCGGCCATCTGCCCGCCCCCGAGCAGGTACGGGCGTTGGTCGACGAAGCCCATACCCGCTTCGGGCCGTGCGCCGAGGGACGGAATGCGGACTATATCCCGGCGCTCGCGGCGGTTCCGAGCCACCTGTTCGGCATCTGTCTCGCCGGCACTTCCGGCCAGATGTACGCGGTGGGCGATACCGACCATGCCTTCACCATTCAGAGCATCTCCAAGCCCTTCGTCTTCGCCCTGATCTGTCAGTCCATCGGCGAGGACGCGGCGCGGCGCAAGCTCGGCGTCAACAGTACCGGCCTGCCCTTCAACTCGGTGATCGCCGTCGAGCGCTCGACCGGCGGCGTGACCAATCCCATGGTGAACGCGGGCGCCATCGCGACCTCCAGTCTGGCGCCCGGCGCGGGCGCCGAGGACAAATGGCGGTTCATCCGGGACGGACTCTCGCGGTTCGCCGGACGCGCGCTGGAGATCGACGCGGCGGTGTATGCATCCGAAATGTCGGCCAATCAGCGCAACGCCGGCATCGCCAAGCTTCTGAGCGCCTACGATTCGATCTACTTCGATCCGCTGGAGGCCACCGACATCTATACCCGGCAGTGCTCGCTGCGCGTGACCGCGCGGGATCTGGCCGTCATGGCGGCGACCCTGGCCAATGGCGGAGTCAACCCGTTGACTCGGGAATCCGTCATCGATCCCATTCACTGTCAGCATGTCCTGGCGGTGATGGTGACCGCCGGGCTTTACGAGAATTCGGGCGACTGGCTGTACGACACCGGGTTACCCGGCAAGAGCGGGGTGAGCGGCGGCATGATTGTGGTCGCGCCCGGCAAGGGCGGTCTGGCGACCTTCGCGCCGCCGCTCGACGCGGCGGGAAACAGCGTCAAGGGACAACTGACGGCGCGTTTTCTTTCCGAGCGATTGGGCCTGAACCTCTTTGCATCAAGGCCGTCTCCTCCTGAAAGACCGCGATGA
- a CDS encoding LysR substrate-binding domain-containing protein, translating into MFIIFHDMELRQLRSLVTLIDTGFSVSQAADRLHLVQPAVSQHLKQLEEELGVRLLRRHGKRLVGLTAAGEQVFRHAREALTATGSILAVGKDHKEERHGVLRIAATHTQARYVLPPVIRRFVQEYPEVALEIHQGTPGRLIELLQRDAVDLAVCTEGLGQQQDLTSLPCYRWNRCLIAPAGHAILAQRPLTLERLCEHPIVTYVFGFTGRGNLSGTFARHGLEPRVVLSAADTDVIKVYVREGLGIGIIADMAYQPDADADLERRDLSHLFPWEITRIAHLKDRYLRVFQRRFIAVFQEETALMQRGSGPIARKENAPSVVP; encoded by the coding sequence ATGTTCATCATTTTTCATGATATGGAACTGCGCCAGCTTCGCTCGCTCGTCACCCTGATCGACACCGGCTTCAGCGTCAGTCAAGCGGCCGATCGCCTACACCTTGTTCAGCCTGCGGTTTCCCAGCACCTGAAGCAGCTTGAGGAGGAACTCGGCGTGCGCCTGCTGCGCCGACACGGCAAACGGCTCGTGGGTCTGACGGCGGCCGGAGAGCAGGTCTTTCGGCATGCGCGCGAGGCGTTGACCGCGACCGGAAGCATCCTGGCGGTCGGCAAGGATCACAAGGAGGAGCGTCATGGCGTACTGCGGATCGCGGCGACCCACACCCAGGCGCGCTACGTGCTGCCGCCGGTGATCCGTCGCTTCGTGCAGGAATACCCGGAGGTCGCGCTGGAGATCCACCAGGGGACGCCGGGGCGGTTGATCGAACTGCTGCAGCGGGATGCCGTCGACCTCGCGGTCTGCACCGAGGGTCTCGGCCAGCAGCAGGATCTGACCTCCTTGCCCTGCTATCGCTGGAACCGCTGCCTCATCGCGCCGGCCGGACATGCGATCCTCGCCCAGCGCCCCTTAACGCTGGAGCGGCTGTGCGAGCACCCCATCGTCACCTACGTCTTCGGCTTCACCGGACGCGGCAATCTGAGCGGAACCTTCGCGCGGCACGGGCTAGAGCCGCGCGTCGTCCTGAGCGCGGCGGATACGGACGTCATCAAGGTCTACGTCCGCGAAGGGCTGGGCATCGGCATCATCGCGGACATGGCCTATCAGCCAGACGCCGACGCGGACCTGGAACGGCGCGATCTGAGCCATCTGTTTCCCTGGGAGATCACGCGCATCGCCCATCTGAAAGACCGCTATCTGCGTGTCTTCCAGCGGCGGTTCATCGCGGTCTTTCAGGAGGAGACGGCCTTGATGCAAAGAGGTTCAGGCCCAATCGCTCGGAAAGAAAACGCGCCGTCAGTTGTCCCTTGA
- a CDS encoding assimilatory sulfite reductase (NADPH) flavoprotein subunit: protein MTSIARNSRAPSPDTVAALPVGEDRLRALHRLIAGLSQTQMAWMSGYLAGLGGLTAPAAAEPAPAASITVLYGSQTGNARKIAETLGTRAKAQGQAVRVLSMADYRARDLEREGLLLIVVSTHGEGEPPDAARELHGFLFSRRAPRLESVEFAVLGLGDSSYEHFCKTARDFDERLTELGARRAISAHWCDVDFQPVAEQWSAQALKEIAERATPTPAAHRTAEILTLPGVTLPQTPCVDREHPSAAALIEHRRLTTDNAVGDVRHLGFAIDSAALAFTPGDALGVWVRNDPALVQDILGLTGLSAEASVRLGDDDLSLHDALTERLELTQLHPGVVHAWSSLSGDAALAALCEDAGRRRAYAAERQLIDLIAAHPARLSADALVQALKPLAPRLYSIASSQAERDDELALTLSVVRYAAQGRDRLGAASGFLADRLPLDETARVYVVENPGFRLPEDGDTPIIMIGAGTGIAPYRAFLQQRAADGARGRNWLVFGNRHFHRDFLYQLDWLAWRKAGLLHRTSLAFSRDGAERLYVQDRLREQGAEIYDWLERGAHLFVCGATAMGRAVHDALIDIVAGIGGQDIETASQTIEALLSQGRYHRDLY from the coding sequence ATGACCTCCATCGCGCGGAACAGTCGCGCCCCTTCGCCGGATACCGTGGCGGCGCTTCCCGTGGGGGAAGACAGGCTGCGCGCGCTCCATCGGCTGATCGCCGGTCTGAGCCAGACCCAAATGGCGTGGATGAGCGGCTATCTCGCCGGGCTCGGCGGATTGACCGCTCCTGCCGCCGCCGAGCCGGCGCCGGCCGCCAGCATCACCGTCCTCTACGGCAGTCAGACCGGCAATGCGCGCAAGATCGCCGAGACGCTGGGCACGCGGGCCAAGGCTCAGGGGCAGGCCGTGCGCGTCCTCTCCATGGCCGACTACCGCGCCCGGGACCTGGAGCGCGAAGGGTTGCTGCTGATCGTGGTCAGCACCCACGGCGAGGGCGAACCGCCGGACGCCGCGCGCGAGCTGCACGGCTTTCTCTTCAGCCGCCGGGCACCGCGTCTGGAGTCGGTCGAGTTCGCCGTCCTTGGGCTTGGCGATTCGAGCTATGAGCACTTCTGCAAAACCGCCCGGGACTTCGACGAGCGTCTGACGGAACTGGGCGCGCGGCGGGCAATCTCCGCGCACTGGTGCGATGTGGATTTCCAGCCCGTCGCGGAACAGTGGTCCGCGCAGGCGCTCAAAGAGATCGCCGAGCGCGCGACTCCCACCCCGGCCGCGCACCGCACCGCCGAGATTCTGACCCTGCCGGGCGTCACCCTGCCGCAGACGCCGTGCGTCGACCGCGAGCATCCGTCTGCGGCCGCCCTGATCGAGCACCGTCGTCTGACCACGGACAATGCCGTCGGCGACGTGCGGCACCTCGGCTTCGCCATCGATTCGGCGGCTCTGGCCTTCACGCCCGGCGATGCCCTGGGCGTCTGGGTGCGTAACGATCCGGCCCTGGTCCAGGACATCCTCGGGCTGACCGGTCTGTCCGCCGAGGCGTCGGTCCGGCTGGGCGACGACGACTTGAGCCTGCACGATGCCTTGACCGAGCGTCTGGAGCTGACCCAACTCCACCCAGGCGTTGTCCATGCCTGGTCCAGTCTCTCCGGCGATGCCGCGCTTGCCGCGCTCTGCGAGGATGCGGGTCGGCGCCGGGCCTACGCCGCCGAGCGTCAGCTCATCGACCTCATCGCGGCACATCCGGCGCGACTCTCGGCGGACGCGTTGGTCCAAGCGCTCAAGCCGCTTGCGCCACGGCTCTATTCGATCGCCTCCAGTCAGGCCGAGCGCGACGACGAACTCGCGCTCACGCTCTCGGTCGTGCGCTACGCGGCCCAGGGTCGCGATCGTCTGGGTGCGGCCTCCGGCTTCCTGGCCGACCGACTGCCGCTGGACGAGACCGCTCGGGTCTATGTCGTCGAGAACCCCGGCTTCCGGCTGCCCGAGGACGGCGACACGCCCATCATCATGATCGGCGCCGGAACCGGCATCGCGCCGTACCGTGCCTTCCTCCAGCAGCGCGCGGCCGATGGCGCGCGCGGGCGCAACTGGCTGGTCTTCGGCAACCGTCACTTCCATCGCGACTTCCTCTACCAGCTCGACTGGCTGGCCTGGCGCAAGGCGGGCTTGCTCCACCGTACCAGCCTGGCCTTCTCGCGTGACGGTGCCGAGCGACTCTACGTCCAGGACCGCCTGCGCGAGCAGGGCGCCGAGATCTACGACTGGCTGGAGCGCGGGGCGCATCTTTTTGTCTGCGGCGCCACGGCCATGGGTCGCGCGGTCCACGACGCGCTGATCGACATCGTCGCCGGCATCGGGGGACAGGACATCGAGACGGCGAGCCAAACCATCGAGGCCCTGCTCAGTCAAGGGCGCTACCACAGGGATCTTTACTGA
- the cysI gene encoding assimilatory sulfite reductase (NADPH) hemoprotein subunit — MTTQLHPNEDIKARSRFLRGTLAESLADDLTGAFAPADAQISKFHGFYEQDDRDQRQDRLDRRLEPYYSFMLRARLPGGVCTLEQWLVIDEIGRTLANGTLRLTTRQTFQYHGILKRDLKGVIQGINRALIDSIGGCGDVNRNVLCNPNPVESRLHAEAHDWARRISEHLLPKTRAYHELWLDGEQVAGEESEPLYGATYLPRKFKTAVAVPPINDVDVYANDLGFIAIADAGRLVGFNVLAGGGMGTTHRDTSTYPRLADSLGFLPPEHTLAVAAAVVSVQRDFGNRVERKLARLKYTIETLGRDRFRAEVEERAGIRFEPARPIRFSERGDRYGWVEGHDGRRHLTLFIENGRVVDRPGATMMTGLREIARIHQGDFRITPSQNLIVAGVAPEQADRIETLAREHGLIQDQRSRVRLQGIACVALPTCPQAMAEAERSFPEIVDAVEALIARHGLGDLDLHLRMTGCPNGCARPFLAEVGLVGKAPGRYNLMLGGDDRGTRLNRLYRENLSEAQILESLDGLLGRYAVEREPDERFGDFVIRAGIVRPVIDPARDFHE; from the coding sequence ATGACGACGCAATTGCACCCCAACGAAGACATCAAGGCCCGTAGCCGCTTCTTGCGCGGCACCCTGGCCGAGAGCCTGGCCGACGACCTGACCGGCGCCTTCGCCCCGGCCGACGCGCAGATCAGCAAGTTCCATGGCTTCTACGAGCAGGACGACCGCGACCAGCGCCAGGACCGCCTGGACCGCCGACTGGAGCCCTATTACAGCTTCATGCTGCGCGCCCGCCTGCCGGGCGGCGTCTGCACGCTGGAGCAGTGGCTCGTCATCGACGAGATTGGCCGCACCCTGGCGAACGGCACCCTGCGGCTGACCACGCGCCAGACGTTCCAGTATCACGGCATCCTCAAGCGCGACCTCAAGGGCGTGATCCAGGGGATCAACCGGGCGCTCATCGATTCCATCGGCGGCTGCGGCGACGTCAACCGCAACGTGCTCTGCAATCCGAATCCGGTCGAATCGCGCCTGCACGCCGAGGCTCACGACTGGGCGCGGCGCATCAGCGAACACTTGCTGCCCAAGACGCGCGCCTACCACGAGCTTTGGCTCGACGGCGAGCAGGTCGCGGGCGAGGAGTCCGAACCGCTCTACGGCGCGACCTATCTGCCGCGCAAGTTCAAGACCGCGGTCGCCGTCCCGCCGATCAACGACGTCGACGTCTATGCCAATGACCTCGGTTTCATCGCCATCGCGGACGCGGGCAGGCTGGTCGGGTTCAACGTCCTCGCCGGCGGCGGCATGGGCACGACCCACCGCGACACCAGCACCTATCCGCGCCTGGCGGACAGCCTCGGCTTCCTCCCGCCCGAGCACACCCTGGCGGTGGCCGCCGCCGTCGTCTCGGTCCAGCGCGACTTCGGCAATCGTGTCGAACGCAAGCTGGCGCGGCTCAAGTACACCATCGAGACCCTGGGGCGCGACCGCTTTCGCGCGGAGGTCGAGGAGCGGGCCGGCATCCGCTTCGAGCCGGCGCGGCCGATCCGTTTCAGCGAACGCGGCGACCGCTACGGCTGGGTCGAGGGCCATGACGGGCGGCGGCATCTGACGCTTTTCATCGAGAACGGGCGGGTCGTCGACCGCCCCGGCGCGACCATGATGACCGGCCTGCGCGAGATTGCCCGGATCCACCAGGGCGATTTCCGCATCACTCCGAGTCAGAACCTCATCGTGGCCGGCGTCGCGCCCGAGCAGGCCGACCGCATCGAGACCCTCGCCCGCGAGCATGGGCTAATTCAGGACCAGCGCTCGCGGGTCAGGCTCCAGGGAATCGCCTGCGTCGCCCTGCCGACCTGTCCTCAGGCCATGGCCGAGGCCGAGCGCAGCTTCCCGGAGATCGTCGATGCGGTGGAGGCGCTGATCGCGCGGCACGGGCTGGGCGATCTCGATCTGCACCTGCGCATGACCGGCTGCCCCAATGGCTGTGCACGCCCATTCCTGGCCGAGGTCGGGCTCGTCGGCAAGGCGCCTGGCCGCTACAACCTTATGCTTGGCGGCGACGACCGCGGCACCCGGCTCAACCGCCTCTACCGGGAGAACCTGAGCGAGGCCCAGATTCTCGAATCGCTCGACGGGCTGCTCGGCCGCTATGCCGTCGAGCGCGAGCCGGATGAGCGATTCGGCGACTTCGTCATCCGTGCCGGCATCGTCCGGCCCGTGATCGATCCAGCGAGAGACTTCCATGAGTAA
- a CDS encoding phosphoadenylyl-sulfate reductase → MSKALQNVWTDLGAERQADFIASANGHLSGLSARERVAWAMDQLPGKHMLSSSFGVQAAVMLHLVTSVAPRIPVVFVDTGYLFPETYRFVDELTERLDLNLHVYRSPLSSAWLEARHGKLWESGLDGIEHYNRLNKVEPMRQALKELEVGSWFAGLRRDQSNSRREVPVLASKDGRFKIHPIVDWRDRDVYRYLKRHDLPYHPLWEQGYVSVGDVHTTRRLEPGMLAEETRFFGLKRECGLHE, encoded by the coding sequence ATGAGTAAGGCATTGCAGAACGTTTGGACAGACCTCGGGGCCGAACGTCAAGCGGACTTCATCGCATCCGCCAACGGACATCTGAGCGGACTGAGCGCGCGGGAGCGGGTCGCCTGGGCGATGGACCAGCTCCCCGGAAAGCACATGCTCTCCTCCAGCTTCGGCGTCCAGGCCGCAGTCATGCTGCACTTGGTCACCTCGGTCGCGCCGCGTATCCCCGTCGTCTTCGTCGACACCGGCTATCTCTTCCCCGAGACCTACCGCTTCGTCGACGAACTGACCGAGCGGCTGGATCTCAACCTACACGTCTACCGCTCGCCCCTGTCCTCCGCATGGCTGGAGGCGCGGCATGGAAAGCTCTGGGAGAGCGGCCTGGACGGCATCGAGCACTACAACCGCCTCAACAAGGTCGAGCCCATGCGCCAGGCGCTGAAAGAGCTGGAGGTCGGGAGCTGGTTCGCCGGACTGCGCCGGGACCAGTCCAATAGCCGCCGGGAGGTCCCGGTGCTGGCGAGTAAGGACGGTCGCTTCAAGATCCATCCCATCGTCGACTGGCGCGACCGGGACGTTTATCGGTACCTCAAGCGACACGACCTGCCCTACCACCCGCTATGGGAGCAGGGCTATGTCTCCGTCGGGGATGTGCACACGACCCGGCGACTGGAGCCGGGGATGCTGGCGGAAGAGACCCGGTTCTTCGGGCTCAAGCGGGAGTGCGGGTTGCATGAGTGA